A genomic region of Pontibaca methylaminivorans contains the following coding sequences:
- the tkt gene encoding transketolase codes for MDLNALRKANPDHWFKAAAIRALTLDAVHAANSGHSGMPMGMADVATVLFEKHLKFDAARPEWPDRDRFILSAGHGSMLLYALLYLTGNPDITLEEIRNFRQLGAKTAGHPENTLARGIETTTGPLGQGVGNAVGFAIAEEILRARFGSRIVDHYTYVMAGDGCLMEGISQEAITLAGRQKLSRLILLWDNNNITIDGKRELSDTTDQPGRFRAAGWEVIEIDGHDPAMIDDALTRARHNDRPTMIACKTHIGFGHVAQDTAKAHGALTDDQQLLDTKAAYGWTGGPFEVPAEVKSAWEAIGAKGAPLRDDWEGRLAALSDRKRAEFERIEAGEAPKRLAATIRALKKQMSDSAPKLATRASSEKVLEVVNPIMAETVGGSADLTGSNNTLTADLGIFDLDNRKGRYIHYGIREHAMAAAMNGMALHGGIRPYGGTFLCFTDYARPSVRLAALMEIPTVFVMTHDSIGLGEDGPTHQPVEHLAMLRATPNMRVFRPADTIETAEAWELALTSTRTPTVLALTRQGLPTVRTEHTTRNLTARGAYVLADAVGKRQVILIATGSEVEIALKARDLLQAQDIGTRVVSMPCMELFAEQEDSYRRRVLPAGAVRIGIEAAVRLGWDRWLLGERGREGKAAFIGMDSFGASAPAGDLFRFFGITADAVAQKARDLLG; via the coding sequence GTGGATCTGAACGCCCTGCGCAAAGCAAACCCCGACCACTGGTTCAAGGCCGCCGCGATCCGCGCCCTGACGCTCGATGCGGTTCATGCCGCCAATTCCGGCCATTCCGGCATGCCCATGGGCATGGCCGATGTTGCCACGGTCCTGTTCGAGAAGCACCTGAAATTCGACGCGGCCCGCCCCGAATGGCCGGATCGCGACCGTTTCATCCTCTCGGCCGGTCACGGGTCGATGCTGCTTTACGCGCTGCTCTACCTGACCGGGAACCCGGATATCACGCTCGAGGAAATCCGCAATTTCCGCCAGCTCGGCGCAAAGACCGCGGGCCACCCCGAGAACACGCTCGCACGCGGGATCGAGACCACGACCGGGCCGCTCGGCCAGGGGGTCGGCAATGCGGTCGGCTTCGCCATCGCCGAGGAAATCCTGCGCGCCCGCTTCGGAAGCAGGATCGTCGATCATTACACGTACGTGATGGCGGGCGACGGCTGCCTCATGGAGGGCATCAGCCAGGAGGCCATCACCCTGGCCGGGCGGCAGAAACTGTCGCGCCTGATCCTGCTCTGGGACAACAACAACATCACCATCGACGGCAAGCGCGAGCTTTCCGACACCACCGACCAGCCCGGGCGCTTCCGCGCCGCCGGCTGGGAGGTGATCGAGATCGACGGCCACGACCCGGCCATGATCGACGACGCGCTGACCCGCGCGCGCCACAATGACCGCCCGACCATGATCGCCTGCAAGACCCATATCGGATTCGGCCATGTGGCGCAGGACACGGCAAAGGCGCACGGGGCCCTGACCGACGACCAGCAGCTTCTCGATACCAAGGCCGCCTATGGCTGGACCGGCGGCCCCTTCGAGGTTCCGGCCGAGGTGAAATCCGCCTGGGAAGCGATCGGCGCGAAGGGCGCGCCCCTGCGCGACGACTGGGAGGGCCGCCTTGCCGCCCTGTCCGACCGCAAGCGCGCCGAGTTCGAACGTATCGAGGCGGGCGAGGCCCCCAAACGGCTTGCGGCGACCATCCGCGCGCTCAAGAAGCAGATGAGCGACTCCGCGCCCAAGCTCGCGACAAGGGCAAGTTCGGAAAAGGTGCTCGAGGTCGTCAACCCGATCATGGCCGAAACCGTCGGCGGCAGCGCCGACCTCACGGGGTCGAACAACACGCTGACCGCGGATCTCGGGATTTTCGACCTGGACAACCGCAAGGGGCGCTACATCCATTACGGCATCCGGGAACATGCCATGGCCGCGGCGATGAACGGCATGGCGCTGCACGGCGGCATCCGCCCCTATGGCGGCACCTTTCTCTGTTTCACCGATTACGCCCGCCCGTCGGTGCGGCTCGCGGCGCTGATGGAGATCCCGACCGTCTTTGTCATGACCCATGACAGCATCGGCCTGGGCGAGGACGGCCCGACGCACCAGCCGGTCGAACATCTGGCCATGCTGCGCGCAACGCCCAACATGCGGGTGTTCCGCCCCGCCGATACGATCGAGACCGCCGAGGCCTGGGAACTCGCGCTGACCTCGACCCGGACGCCCACGGTGCTGGCACTCACCCGGCAGGGCCTGCCCACGGTGCGCACCGAACACACGACGCGCAACCTGACCGCGCGGGGCGCCTATGTTCTGGCCGATGCGGTGGGCAAGCGGCAGGTGATCCTGATCGCGACCGGATCCGAGGTCGAGATCGCGCTCAAGGCGCGCGACCTGCTGCAGGCGCAGGATATCGGCACCCGCGTCGTCTCGATGCCCTGCATGGAGCTTTTCGCCGAACAGGAGGACAGCTATCGCCGCCGCGTGCTGCCTGCCGGTGCGGTTCGGATCGGCATCGAGGCCGCCGTGCGGCTCGGCTGGGACCGCTGGCTTCTGGGCGAACGCGGGCGCGAGGGCAAGGCCGCCTTCATCGGCATGGACAGCTTCGGCGCCTCGGCTCCGGCCGGTGACCTGTTCCGGTTCTTCGGCATCACCGCCGATGCGGTGGCGCAAAAGGCGCGCGACCTGCTGGGCTGA